The genomic interval aggagccagtaatccgccgttcggccttcggttccggtcgggttggccaagacacctgaaatcggaatccaggtaagattagtataacagtatgcatatatagattacatgtttagcgtgcatgtaggaagcctgttagattacattagatatgtatttaggcttcgaaccacccaaccctgtcacgtcggtacaggctggagtatgaccgacggcggagtatgaccggctcgaccgatcagccgacaatcggttggtggttcggtgctattgacctatccgtcggtagacaggtggagtatgaccagcggccggagtatggccaggttcggccgatcggaggatacttgtcaatagtaccgtcccctgaacgttcaaaactcagtaccatgttggacatggcagtagtgctcagtaccatgttggacatggcagtagcgggactcagtatcgtgttggacacggcagtcagttttatgtatgatattattatgcttttcttactgagtctgtcgactcacagtttacgttgcatgtgtaggtaaaggcaaggcgattctttgatggaccgtgagcgagcttatgggattgtacatgtcggggcggttaggcctggagcgtacgatcctcgggacagcaggactgagatttttgtaacggtcgttagatgacctcattttgatgtaaaaattgaatagtaaaaacgtttgtaaatattttttataaatcgggatcccgagactttttggtaaaatggtttataagtttaatgaaaaagcaaaattttaattaatcacgtttttccataaacctcgttgattagcaacgagctgcacagtacgtttaaaaatcacgtaatacgcctaagatagttagggtgttacaattataGTGGCTTGGCTCTAGCTATTaatgaatgtatatatatgtagtacggtataaatataattaattttatgaatgCTTAGAGCAAGTCTAAAGAGACACTATAACATCAATATGGTGTAAATTCTTTCTTCAAGGTAACACTAAATCCTTCACCAATTTGTTGTATATACTACAGTGCACGGCATATAAGCGCAcaccatcttcttcttcttctttttttttttaatttatattattatttaattttaaaattaaaaatttaatttagtaaAATTCTACAATAAAATTCACTTTGTGCACTGATGTATCCCTGTTTGTTTCAGAatccgaaaaaaaaaatttagtttatttttttatagtcgtgtacattatagttatttaagatatcctgtaaaattttggaaaattaaaaaaatattaacacgCCGGAAACAAGGTTCAAATTCTCTGTTGAATATTGCATTCTATATTatcaattattttgaatttctcaaaattttacagaATATTTTAAACAACTATAACGTATACAACTATAAAAAGATGCTTTTAATTGTGGTGATTTtactaaattaatataatactaaaaataatattttattttatataaaaattaatataataataagaaatatttttttagtgtaaattttggTGTTACGTTGAAGTTGAAATAATTTTTCACACTAAATTTGATGATAGTGTAACACCAAATTTGATGTATACGTTGGAGATGCTCTTattttaacaaataataattaatttacatggAACTACTCCCAAACTCAAATTGTTTTATTGTGTTTGGCTGCTCTAATTAATCCTATTTTCTCTTAATAGATCAAGCATATAcataataatctattaatacaaaaataaataaataaatacagcTTTTACAGAAGTACCTCAAATAATGCACGAGTTATTAAAGGTTAGCATTCTCAACAGTTGTACtcatcttttaaaatatattatcaaattaattaatattaatttctcTATTTTACATTAAACTTTTACAACACACTATTTACCGGTTTCttttaagaataattacataaggcaccattttttgtaaaacatttactttttacgttcaaagaattttttttacatttttacggttttccaaaaaataacacgaaaacaacataaaatcaacaagaaaacaacataaaagtaacatcaaaataacaacaaaaaaataacaaaaaataacatacatataacaaaaaattaacaacaaatgaacaaaatttcaacatgaaaagaccgtattttatgtaaataaaatttaaaaaatcgtaaaaatgtttaaaattccgtgaaaccatatttttgttatttttttgttgtttttgtgcgaAATTAACCCTTCTTTTTATGTTTTCTAACGTTGGGTTTGGACTAAAGTAGAGTAGATTTATGCTTAAGGCCAACCCAAagaccccccaaaaaaaaagcattttaaaaatatacatatttctttttaatttctttttagtaattgtttaaaaaataccatattttttctttaaaataaaataaaaagcctAATAAGACACAATAAGTCTGACGGCCCTGATCTTctctatattatttaaataatataaatataaatatatacaaaacaTATTAGCAAAAATAGAATATGAGGGAATTGTAACATTACATCCTAACAAACAAGACCTGACCAAAACTATACATGTATGATATTGAaagaaaattttcatttaatatacttGAAAAAAATCACTATTTTAAACAAAAATCTTCTTACTTATTTTATACAATACCATTTTATTAACTTCTCACTTTactcaaaatatttttactattttttttttcaaaacctaaaaaaaattaagagtttGTTTGGCTGTGTTTTtagttttcagtttttaaaattgtatttttaaaaataagaataaaaaacagcattttgtcattttaaaaattcaatggTGTTTgatacaaattttttaaaattatttttagatttttttttacaaaaaaaaaaaataataatattttaacacTATACCATAACATGAACACACCTGGCTCCGAGTTCGAATATGGTTCCGGGTCTAGAATCCGAGTATgtgagaaaaaatataaaatataatatgttagacaaaaaaattatttttgaaaattgaaaacaacattttgatgttttctattttctagttttttaaaactcaatttttaaaaaatattaccaaacgacccctattagtttttaaaaaaatattttttagttttaaaaaacagaaaacagtttttaagtTATGAAGCCAAACAACCTCTAATCTCTCTCTCTACATCCCTATCAGTCATGCTAAGTCCTCCCCCTTTCCCATCCTCATCAATGGCTCCTcccaatttttttcaaaaaaataaaataaagctcTCCTCCCTTCTCTCTAGCTTCGCCGCCTACACCACTTGAGGACGTCCGCTCAGCCAACTTGCACCAACCCAACAACTGTGAAAGACATCAGCCAGCCTTCACGCATCATCCCAACCAGCGCGTTGCCCCTCCTCTACCTCCCTTTCATTATGGATTAATGGGTaagtgtttttttaaaatatttgttaaataattataaaagtaCAGTATATTTCGTTAGATCAATGGGATTGTTCGTAGAATTTTTGCCAAAATCGCAAGATCTCTTTTTTCAGAGTAttttgtgtttgtttttttCTCGACTGGTTATCGATAAGTTCTCGAAAGGTTCTCGAAGAAGATGTCCTAAGGTCAAGAAAAACCTTTCTCGAAGGCTTTTCGATAGGTTCTCGAGGCCAATCTTTATCGATATGATATCGATAATATGTCGACAATTTTGTCGAGTGTCTCAACTGCCTCAAGTCCTTCGTCGTCttgtaaagaaaataaagaCGAACCAAAATTTTTATCTTGAACACAACATCATTGATCAAAACTACCCTTAACCAAAAAAATCACCTCTTTAGCAGTTTTATTCTTACCATTCTACACATTGTCATTGCGCATAGACTACAACCTCTAACTATGCATAACAATTTTATGTTTCATTCTAAAATCGCAACACTGAAATCTATAAAGCCATCCCAAAAAAATGTTATAAAATTCtcctaaaaaaactaaaaatattgtTAGCTCAACAAAACAAATCTCGCTTCATACGaagattaattaagaaattttaatttcatttagaattataatgttTGTATTtgctataattaattacaactcTTCATATCTATGGTAAACTCTTAATTTTTGTGAAGATACTTAAATTACATGAGACCACActtaaaaacttatttttaatttaattaggaTGACAATATTCTACATAGGCTTGCTTATTTATAACTTTTTGTAAAGACAAATAAATTAACAaccaaatcaatttaaaaattttaaagggAAGAACAATAACTAAcattaattaatgaataaaaaccTTTGGTTGGGAATTATTAAAGGAGAAGTTGGTActtcattttaattttcatgATGAAGTGTTACCAAATGATGTGGCCAAATTTGTGGGGTAATAAAATTACAAGAAAATTTGTTCTTTCAATGCCACTAGTTTGGGAAACACcccataaattatttatttgggaAGGTGTGttatactcttcttcttcttttatttatttatttttgaatttcaaaaataaataataataacaatatatatatatatatatacagaaaattaaatatatatttcgtaACAAGTGAGTTGCCTTGTCTGTAATTGAAATTTAAGTGGGTCTTTTATGTGAATCCGACCAAACCCGGGTTAACCGCCGAGTTGGGGAATTTAATGCAATGATTGACTCGGCCTTAAACACATTCAacactattatttattttaaaaaaaaaattcatagtaTTTTTTATCTAAATAAAAGctcattaataatttattttactccaccattaattttttaaaacaaagaaaaaaaaaattatgaaccgGCCAATAGAATGATAATCCAAATAAATTTACTTTGACTTTTAACCTAAACAAAGCTTGTGTGTTGAGTGTTGACTCCAATGattgattaatataaaattatggtTTGCTTAAATTTTACCCAAACtataaaattaaagtaataaGTAAGGGTAAGAAATGAAATAAGTAagagattaaaaaattaatcaaaatatcaACCTTGAATTTGTAACCCCCaaccattaaaaaaataaattgtaactCCAATAAGCATAATACATATACAGTCATTCAGtttttttaatgatataatttttatttcatccaatattttttacaaaatagtGAAAGTTATTGTTGTTTTAGTTAGAATGTACAATGAACTTTCTATGAACAAACCCCCTTTTGATTTTTCGCAACAAGATTAGCAAGGCAATGTTTCAACCTATTACAAATGATTTTTAATGTAATAGTTTTGTAAACCAATAAAGAACAATTACCTTTTGGTATAAGAGTAAGAGTAGTAGAGTTTACCTCCTTGAGAAACTTTCCTGATGGTAAAACTGAGAGAATTGCTTAAGTAAAGTCCTTGCCAACCACATCCCAAGTTTTGATGAAAAAACCACTGTTAAACTCATCTGAACTAGGAGCTTTAGAGTCTGAAATTGAAAATAAGGCTTATTTGATTTCAGAAGTTGAATAGGGTTGTGAAAAATTTTGAGCTTGAAGCAAAGAAATTCTAGGACCTTCTTCATGCACAATCCACTTAATCACTTTCCTTTTAATTTCCATCTTTGGTCCGCAATAGCTTCTTATAATACCCCAAAAAGGCTTCTTTAACTTCTCCTGCATTGTCAATCCATTGGCCTTCCTCATTAGAAATAGCATAGATGTTATTTTTTCTCATTCTAATTTTAAGGCTATTATGGAAAATTTTGGTGTTTGAGTCACCATCATTTATCCATTTAGATTTAGCGTTTTATTTTATAAAGGGacgttttattttgttattagttatgtaaaataaaatatttttttaacaaatattaaaaagtaataaatttaaaataatagatTCAATACGTACTTTTGCACAGTAAATTagattggatttgagctattatgtggattggattagatttgaTCTAAAATACAAAATCTAACGTTGGTGCAGATTGGATGCACTATGATCAAAATAGTGCGAATTGGATTCGATGAATACCCTTACGTAACCCACATTTTTGGGTCGTGCTTTGCTCGGGCTGACATGTTTTTCATAAATGGGTTAACCCATTTTCTCATACGAGTTGAATTCATGCTTCacttttttactaatttttttactaatcattaaattatatgtattttttataatttcaattatttttatgtaattgttCAACAATAGTTTACTCataatcatataaaaaattaattagaatgattaaaatttaaatatttattagtacATACATatgtattataattattttattattataaaattataagaatTTTTAACGTGTTGTGCTTTTGGGttaatttatttgtgcttaGGTATTGTGTGTTGTGAAAATTCTAATATGTAAGTATATGTAGTCAAATCAAGTAATATGATAATAAGTAAAGTATCGTTCTCTAAAAGACTGCAGTTTAttaccaaaaaattaaattcttaatttttaCTTGGTGACAATAACAATAAAGAAGAATGTTTAAATTCTACTAAAAagaagacaaataattaaaatataattaataatgatcAAGGCTTAAGGTAATTAAATTCAATTGAACCTACTTTCTATGGTTTACTATAATGTAATTCACAAATTTTACTTTTCGTGTGATAGCGAATTTATTAAAGAACTTATATTCTGGTTAGGACATATAAATCTAAACCTATATGAAACTTTCTACGTTTTcgtgataaatatatatatagaaagcattaagcataaaaattctAAAGGCTACACAAACTGTACATGTATTTTCCTCCAATATCAAAATTTGTGTCTATTTCACTACAGCATACTCAATACTCACTTCTCATATTTTGCGTTGAGatcataaacaattaattagtgatcatgcaattaaaaaaattaaatacgaATGAAATAGATGCACATAAAAAATTAGGGAAGAACTAAATCATGTTAAAACTATAATAAAGTGTCAAACAATCTCAATTAACAACATTAATTAAAAGTCTAGCTACTCATAGTCATTGTAAACAATTGATAACAACAAATtaagaacataaaaaataaagtaaaagaaAGACCTTGCcgaaaaaataatattgaaagtCTCCAGAGCCGCCTTCTACCTCTAATTTTCGTCTCTCAAAGTTCTGTCCTCAAAAAGTGTCAGAAGTGTCTTTTAAATCTCAAAATTAGGGTCTAAAAGCCTTAATTTTTGCCTTCAGACCATAGCAGGTCGCGACATTGACCCTCCATGTCGCGACCCCTGAAGGCTATTTTTCGGCAGCAAGCTTCTTAGTACGACGACTGATAATATTTTAACCATAACTCTTTAAATATTACTCAAGATTGGATGATTCAAGATGTTTTGGAAAATTAAACGAGAGATCTAGAATTTTTATGCATAATATTTTTccgggtaaataccattttggaccctctgttttacaaaagttgccaattggaccatgtgttttgttaaatgacaaaatggaccctgtattttctaaaatagtacaaataggaccctgaattgattttttgtcaaaataaaatttaattataatccaatctaaaagtgctacgacaaaactgtttacattttttgtatctgttcgtagtaagcattgtcttcaagttggttgtattaaaaaaaaattgtcaaaaattaagctcagggtcctatttttattattttagaaaatacagggtccattttgtcatttaacaaaacacagggtccaatctgtaacttttgtaaaacacagagtccaaaatggtatttaccctattttTCCTCAAAGTGAACTCATCATAGTCAAAAATTTACTTAAAGCTTCAAACTTGATTTTTGATCACAAACAGTACGTGTTGAGCATCCAAAACTTAGAATCTTTCACCCTATTATATCTTAAAATTATCAATTCTATGATAAATTGATCATATTTATCTCATTTAATatgtttcttcttattttcaattcatattataaattttaccaTTTAGACCTGAAATAAGTAGATTACAAGCGTAATTCTGCACAAAATGAAGATAATCAACTAAAGCATACTTCATAAAATGCCCAATCTTATATATTTTCACGTCAGATTGTGCTCGTACCAATTTCGGGCTGTGTCAAAAAACTAGACTCATATTTACAATTCTACTCCCAATAGCTCTTTCAAAATATagattctttaaaaaaaaaaattaaagaacaaaggagatatattattttagaacttctctatttttaaattataatttttatttgtattaatacgcaatatatatttaaaaatatattatttaaatgatatagaaaagatatagaaaaaaaaaaagaaatttttacactaaaaatacaaaaagctaactttattacatatatactaCAACACGTTAAAAGCAACTTTTATACactttaagtttattttattacactttTACCACTTGCACACACAATCTTGTGGGTATATCTGGAAATTATTCATGGTGGAAGTAGCTGAGCTCGTGGGGAAGAAAGATTTCATGGTGTCTGCTATGGAGTTGGAATCCAACGGTTGAGGTTGATGAGGAATGAATCCCGATCCGTTATGATGATCTGCGTTCGAGTGCTCATGGCCCAACTGTCTATGCAGCTGAAAATTATACCCAGTAGACTCCGACTGCTACCGTGAGACCCATTTCGGTGGAATCCACTGCCACCGATTATAATGGAGATACCGAACGATATTCCGAGAGTTCGATCAAAGGAGAAGGTCGTCGAAGATTCGAGAATTCGGAGAGTGAAGAGCCAGAGTAATTGCAACACCGGTAGTAGTAGTAGTTCTAAGAATCGGAAAGGATCGGTCAAAACGGTGCCGTTGCAGGGAACAGCCGGTGACGTGGTGGAGGTAACAAAGGTGAGGGAAAGCGTAGCAGTAGTGAAGAAATCGGAGGATCCGTACGAAGATTTCAAGAGGTCAATGTTGGAGATGATAATGGAGAAGCAGATGTTCGAGGCCAGTGATTTGGAGGAGCTTCTTCAATGCTTTTAATTTAATACTCTATGCACACAAGAAAATTCTGTGCTTCTACTAATTTTtcaacatacatatatatatatatatatatatcaaatttaatttaaatatataattataacaaCGGATATATATGATCTTATTGCAAGTCGGTTGATGGTTTGGTATATACTATAGAGTACTGTACAATAGGAATTTGTAATTTGACGAGTAATagaggttttttttttggataatatataaactatcataaaacgataatgcaactataaggcaactatttgcacttgcatacagttgttttgtagttttattatagttttgctactggcatatgttatttcactataaaattaatatgcaactatttgcacaaaacttactatgtataactactatttcgtagtccccatcaaattaaattcttgcataatatataaactatcataaaacgataatgcaactataaggcaactatttgcacttgcatacagttgttttgtagttttgttatagttttgctacttgcatatgttatttcactataaaattaatatgcaactatttgcacaaaacttactatgtataactactatttcttagtccccatcaaattaaattcttgcataatatataaactatcataaaacgataatgcaactataaggcaaccaaaacaaaaaataaatcaaaatgcaactgtatataacgtagatgtattattcatgaggtttttttttaaatttttcacatcatacattgttttggatttagtgggagctccagatctgtttgttacagatctacatttcatgaatatagatttcgatattagggggagttattttgatcgaataaaatagaaaacaaatgtgtaatttcagtttcttcacagtttttctgattttttttcgtcattttcagtttagatcatttcaggtattcttttccaattgattttgccagaattaatagttgtatttttctcgttttggtttcattttggttgttttgcggttttgaaacgagcgcgtattttcatcttcatggttcgctctgtacagctgaaggcttagtgcatgtggtatttttgtaaatatttgtatgtagactgtataaatgtttaatgggccggcccaaagtatttttgtaattttttttccttttttgtatatttttgtttttttcccaaaaaaaaaaatagaagagcTAATGGATGTTGTGCCGTAAACGATTGATGTAAAATAGCAAAAGTAGAGTTTTGGTAATCTATAATACCATTTGGACTacgtgttttgtaaaaattacagaTTAGACctctgttttattaaattatgatttagatcttatatttttcaaaacagTACAAGATAGACCCTAAACTTAATTTttcgttattttttttttaaatataaccaATCTGAAACCAATTTTTATCACGAAAATGCCAAAAAATGTAACTATTCTTATCATAATACATCTAAGTcaagttattattaatttttaatttgacgaAAATCAAACTCGTAGCCTATTAtgtatcattttaaaaaaatacggGTCTAaattattatcaaataaaacataaattcCCCTAGCTATTTGTCCCTTAATTTAtgtattaaaaaggaaaaataagggtaaaataaaatagggactttttttatttttacacttcaaaatagtttttttttttttttttttttttttttttttttgtatttttatgaaattctacataaaaacccctattgcaactaacactgcaacttaaattgcaacaaaaaattgtataaaaacccctattgcaactaggaCTACAACTACTCtaaaaacccaaaccgtaaatttgaaaaaaaaaaattaattctccAATAAAATACTAGGTAAGCCACTAGATTTGGTAATTAACTTGGTATATTCCATAAGAATAATACTATCCTAGTTAAATTGAAGcgttgaaataaaaaaaaagcacTATTAGTATTAGGTGCGTGAGCGATTGAACGTTCAAGGCCCGGCAAATACCTTATTCCGTTTTTTACGGAAAATTTACCACTTACCACCCCAACCCCAAACcccaaaaacaattattaatttttaaaattacaaattttttatttatttatttaaaaaaaaatgaaaagagaaaGTCAAACAGTCTCACACACTCATATTGAGGCCTATTTAAGAGGCTCATAACCCCATAGCCAACCCCCTTCTCCTTCCCCACTTTctcaatctcttttttttttctttctttcatatttttaatACGAGCCTAAAGCTAGACACAAATTATGCAATCATATTCAACCCacttttagtttttaaattttcatttttgGTTAGTTGGGTTTTCTTTTGTAATAATACTAATAAACACTAATATTCTCTCTTGgccaaaattgaaaaagaaaaagaaaaaaaaagcttaAATTTTTCATTCAATGGAGAATGACTTTTTTCTAAATGCTGGACTCACCATACCCAATAACTGGCAATCAACAACGACTGTGTCTGTGTCTGGTCCTCTCGAAATTCAACCCATGGAGCTCAATTGTTCATCGGAGCAATCCCCGGAGTACGGCTTTtacaacaataacaacaaccCCACTTGGGAAAAGTCAACGGTCGAACAAGGTATGCAGTTTGACTCTGCTCTAAGCTCAATGGTCTCATCTCCTGTGGCTTCCAACTCCAACATCTCAAACGACAGCTTTGTCATCAGAGAATTGATCGGAAAACTCGGTAACATAGGAAATTCCGGCGAGATCTCACCGCATTCCCAGAATTTCATGACTGCAACTCCGGCGCCGGCGAATCCCTACATTGCCGGAAATAGAAGTTCTAACACGTCGTGTTACAGTACACCAATGAATTCACCACAGAAATTGAAGTTGGAAAAATTGCCCAGTATGGGAAAATCCATGGCTGTGAATTCCACGGTGGCTGAATTGTCCGCCGACCCTGGTTTTGCAGAAAGAGCAGCTAGATTTTCGTGCTTTGGGAGTAGAAGCTTTAATGGCAGAACGACCCAATTGGGTTTGAACAATAATTCAGAGTTTAGAtctaataacaacaacaacaacaacaacccatTAATAGGACATGGGAAACTCTCGAGGGTTTCGAGTAGTCCTTCCCTTAAGGCACTTGAaaaacaaaattcaccattattATTACAGGAACGAACAACAGCAAATTCTCAAGATGAGTCAACAGTTTCAGAGCAAAACCCAAATGGCGAAATGGGTTGTTTGAGACCACCACCTTCCAATGAGCTTAATTCCCGGAAAAGAAAAGCTAATCCAAAGGGAGGAAAATCCAAAGACCCATCTACCAAGGTATTACTCAACTGTAAAACATTATCCAAAAACAGAGCATTTTGGACCCATTTCGttattatatattgtattttatttttatagattatcAATGTGGGACTTATCTTTGTTTTCTTAGGGTCTTGAGATAAACGACAACTTAAATTCAAAACGCAACAAGCAAACTGAAGTTAGTAATGGAAACGACAAAAGTTCACCAAAACCAGAGGAAGAGACTAATAATGATAAACAAGCCAAGAATAATAGCCCAAAGCCACCGGAGCCACCGAAGGATTATATTCATGTTAGAGCAAGAAGGGGTCAAGCTACTGATAGTCATAGTCTTGCTGAAAGGGTAAGAATTTTTGgccttaaaaaacaaaattaaaaatttattcttACATTGTATTGACATTGTATATTGAAATAGGTTCGAAGAGAGAAAATTAGTGAAAGAATGAAGCTTCTTCAAGATCTTGTTCCTGGTTGTAACAAGGTACGTAAATGTCATAAAAATTATGCTTATTAAAAAGTTTTgactttattcaaaaaaaaaaattaaattaaattttttgatatttcagGTCACCGGAAAAGCACTTATGCTTGATGAAATTATAAACTACGTTCAATCATTACAACGCCAAGttgaggtaaattttacattttgattacaaatattttaataaaaaaaaatgtatcatGTTGCAAGATTCCaagttctaatttttttaattattaatatatttatttaactaaactgagattaattattttgttaatttttttttttttcagtttcttTCTATGAAGTTGTCTTCTGTGAATACCAGGCTGGACACCAACATGGAGACTCTAATGTCAAAAGAtgtaagtaaatttttttttttttgtttgaaccAAAACTTTCCACTTATCTGAATTGGGATTtgattatttatctttttggtatttttttttttagatatttcaaCCAAACAGCTCAATATTCCCATTAGATTCCTCGGCACAATCCATTTATGGTCACCAACAAAATTCAGTACTTCATGGGGGCATTTCTAGTGGGCCCATGGCCCATAACTTAATGGACCCATTAGATCATACTACTTTATGCCAAAGCCTTGGCATGCAATTACCCCAACTCAATGGATTTTCTGAACTTATTTCTcaggtaattaattttttttaaaaaaaaaaattaactttttcaCTTTTTTGATTATTAATCATTAACTTATCCACTtaatcattattaattattttcagtATCCACAATTT from Cannabis sativa cultivar Pink pepper isolate KNU-18-1 chromosome 4, ASM2916894v1, whole genome shotgun sequence carries:
- the LOC115714543 gene encoding transcription factor bHLH62; the encoded protein is MENDFFLNAGLTIPNNWQSTTTVSVSGPLEIQPMELNCSSEQSPEYGFYNNNNNPTWEKSTVEQGMQFDSALSSMVSSPVASNSNISNDSFVIRELIGKLGNIGNSGEISPHSQNFMTATPAPANPYIAGNRSSNTSCYSTPMNSPQKLKLEKLPSMGKSMAVNSTVAELSADPGFAERAARFSCFGSRSFNGRTTQLGLNNNSEFRSNNNNNNNNPLIGHGKLSRVSSSPSLKALEKQNSPLLLQERTTANSQDESTVSEQNPNGEMGCLRPPPSNELNSRKRKANPKGGKSKDPSTKGLEINDNLNSKRNKQTEVSNGNDKSSPKPEEETNNDKQAKNNSPKPPEPPKDYIHVRARRGQATDSHSLAERVRREKISERMKLLQDLVPGCNKVTGKALMLDEIINYVQSLQRQVEFLSMKLSSVNTRLDTNMETLMSKDIFQPNSSIFPLDSSAQSIYGHQQNSVLHGGISSGPMAHNLMDPLDHTTLCQSLGMQLPQLNGFSELISQYPQFGEDDLHTIVQMGFGQNQTTDGSLQPQSLNGPNQVSHMKVEL